In one window of Bizionia sp. M204 DNA:
- a CDS encoding HlyD family secretion protein encodes MKIKNVLLLLVIVVSFSCSDKKIDPAFMGKIEREQISVVTKIPGTVESLLVSKGDFVKKGDTLAILDIPEVDAKKQQAEGVLKSAEAQYQMTIKGATDGQLKQLQNKVYGLKEQFEFANKSKDRLNKMLQDSLIPQQQFDEVYAKYQGAKNQYDAAKTELEEAKNGARTEQQSMALGQQLQASGAILEVGAAEREKYVIAPQDMSIETINLKIGELALPGYPIISGYINQSVYFRFTISESKLGEIKRGENVKIEVLYKDSEIINGQITLVKALSSYANIATAYPDFDMQQTLFEVEVKPTNPEKVKDLITKASVSLKFNK; translated from the coding sequence ATGAAAATTAAAAATGTTTTACTCCTACTTGTTATAGTAGTTTCATTTTCTTGTTCAGATAAGAAAATAGACCCAGCTTTTATGGGGAAAATTGAAAGGGAACAAATTTCTGTAGTTACTAAAATACCAGGAACCGTGGAATCACTATTGGTATCAAAGGGTGATTTCGTTAAAAAAGGAGACACTCTGGCTATTTTAGATATTCCAGAAGTAGATGCCAAAAAGCAGCAAGCGGAAGGTGTTTTAAAATCTGCAGAAGCGCAATACCAAATGACCATTAAGGGCGCAACTGATGGGCAACTAAAACAATTACAGAACAAAGTTTACGGATTAAAAGAGCAATTTGAATTTGCCAATAAATCCAAAGACAGACTTAATAAAATGTTGCAAGATAGTCTAATACCGCAACAACAGTTTGATGAAGTTTACGCGAAATATCAAGGTGCCAAAAATCAATATGACGCTGCAAAAACAGAATTGGAAGAAGCAAAAAATGGTGCTCGGACCGAACAGCAAAGCATGGCTTTGGGGCAGCAACTACAAGCCTCGGGAGCTATTCTAGAAGTTGGCGCCGCTGAACGCGAAAAGTATGTAATAGCACCTCAAGATATGTCCATTGAAACCATCAATTTAAAAATTGGCGAGCTTGCTTTACCAGGGTATCCAATTATAAGTGGCTATATTAATCAATCCGTTTATTTTCGTTTTACCATTTCAGAAAGCAAATTAGGCGAAATTAAACGGGGAGAAAACGTTAAAATAGAAGTTCTTTATAAGGATTCCGAAATTATTAATGGCCAGATAACTCTCGTTAAAGCTTTAAGTTCTTATGCCAATATAGCAACAGCTTATCCCGACTTTGACATGCAACAAACCTTATTTGAGGTAGAAGTAAAACCTACAAATCCAGAAAAGGTTAAAGATTTGATTACAAAAGCTTCGGTTTCTTTAAAGTTTAATAAATAA
- the ilvC gene encoding ketol-acid reductoisomerase — translation MATINFGGVQENVVKRNEFPLKKAQDVLKGETVAVIGYGVQGPGQALNLKDNGINVIVGQRKGTTSWKKARADGWEEGKTLFELDEACKKATIVMNLLSDAGQIQAWEGMKKHLTKGKALYFSHGFGVTFHNKTGIVPPSDIDVVLVAPKGSGTSLRSLFLSGQGLNSSYAVFQDGTGNAQERALALGIAIGSGYLFETTFQKEVYSDLTGERGVLMGAIAGIFEAQFNVLRQRGHSPSEAFNETVEEFTQSLMPLIAENGMDWMFANCSTTAQRGALDWKGKFREATEPILNKLYDNVVSGKEAEIVIEANSKPDYRIKLKEELTAMKNSELWQTGLEVRKLRPTK, via the coding sequence ATGGCAACAATAAATTTTGGAGGCGTACAAGAAAACGTTGTAAAACGTAACGAATTTCCACTTAAAAAAGCACAAGACGTATTAAAAGGTGAAACCGTAGCCGTTATCGGTTATGGTGTTCAAGGTCCAGGGCAAGCACTCAACTTAAAAGATAATGGTATCAACGTGATTGTTGGACAACGAAAAGGAACAACGAGCTGGAAAAAGGCACGAGCTGATGGTTGGGAAGAAGGCAAAACACTTTTCGAATTAGATGAGGCCTGCAAAAAAGCAACTATCGTCATGAATTTACTTTCAGATGCCGGGCAAATACAAGCTTGGGAAGGCATGAAAAAACACTTAACCAAAGGAAAAGCACTCTATTTTTCCCATGGATTTGGCGTGACATTTCATAATAAAACAGGCATTGTTCCGCCTTCGGATATCGATGTTGTTTTGGTGGCCCCAAAAGGTTCAGGCACATCACTTAGAAGTTTATTTTTAAGTGGGCAAGGATTGAATTCCAGCTATGCCGTGTTCCAAGACGGTACTGGAAACGCCCAAGAACGCGCCTTGGCATTAGGTATTGCCATTGGTTCAGGATATTTGTTTGAAACCACTTTTCAAAAAGAAGTTTATAGCGACCTCACAGGAGAACGCGGTGTTTTAATGGGTGCTATTGCAGGCATTTTTGAAGCACAGTTTAACGTACTTCGCCAACGTGGGCATTCACCAAGTGAGGCTTTTAATGAAACTGTAGAAGAATTTACGCAAAGTTTAATGCCGCTTATTGCCGAAAATGGTATGGATTGGATGTTTGCCAATTGTTCAACAACTGCACAACGCGGCGCATTAGATTGGAAGGGTAAATTTCGCGAAGCTACTGAACCTATATTGAATAAATTGTACGACAATGTCGTTTCTGGCAAAGAAGCTGAAATAGTGATTGAAGCCAATAGCAAACCGGATTACCGTATAAAATTAAAAGAAGAATTAACTGCGATGAAAAACAGCGAACTGTGGCAAACAGGATTAGAAGTACGTAAATTAAGACCCACTAAGTAA
- a CDS encoding DIP1984 family protein: MKLAEALLLRADLMKKIEQLQNRIRPVLIVSDDKLPQEDPIKLLAQLRKAINDLEAIIIRINKTNNDTVVEGEGILMEALAKRDSLKMLSEKLRNIRNAAQINNSGDSNLKATIDIKKLQVEMDQTGRSFREIDSKIQEINWLTELKN, from the coding sequence ATGAAACTTGCTGAAGCGCTTTTATTAAGAGCTGATTTAATGAAGAAAATAGAGCAGCTTCAAAATAGAATTAGACCTGTTTTAATCGTTTCCGATGATAAGCTTCCCCAAGAAGATCCTATCAAATTATTGGCGCAATTACGAAAAGCCATAAACGACTTGGAAGCGATAATAATTCGGATTAATAAAACCAATAATGATACGGTTGTGGAAGGTGAAGGCATTTTAATGGAAGCACTAGCCAAACGTGATTCTTTAAAAATGCTTTCTGAAAAGTTAAGAAATATTAGAAATGCGGCACAAATAAATAATAGCGGCGACTCTAATCTTAAAGCAACTATTGATATTAAAAAACTACAAGTTGAAATGGATCAAACAGGACGATCTTTTAGAGAAATTGACAGTAAAATTCAAGAAATTAATTGGCTTACAGAATTAAAAAATTAA
- a CDS encoding TolC family protein, which translates to MTKNLFYSVFGILFLISTPLYAQSFLEDILKEPIRKAITGSADIRIQEMTSNNTELDMEIAKGKRLPSLSFLGGYGFLYSQLSLQFPTQYLPISGTPFLEDPLASSFQTHVLMGGLSTRQIIFAGNQINSGIKALEEKQKAERFLAEAGKEEIAKEVIQTFDQLMLLNAVDKLIEDSEKRLDTEHKKVLKAIDNGLAIPYDRDKIKLAVLELEEKKLEAIGNRNVLLAKLAYLTRIPANELKTITYNLQAFLIDTDALDVDNRAELKALEAGKKAKEFAYNKEKGTYFPTIFAFGNLTYLNAFDTRLKLKDVPLAGNVTLDTENITLEPAAAVGVGMKWDLFKGGENSKSAQKAEIEVEIIDTKLKDTREKFELLLFKNKSDFKTAEQKVIVAKQRVQIAENNLQLATKQYNAGLVDLTERLASENDFYKVNLNYYNQILNQRHATLELLIATGELLGKIYNGYEN; encoded by the coding sequence ATGACTAAAAATTTATTCTATTCGGTATTTGGAATACTTTTTTTAATAAGTACACCATTATATGCCCAGAGTTTTTTAGAAGACATTTTAAAAGAACCTATCCGAAAAGCAATTACTGGAAGTGCAGACATACGCATTCAAGAAATGACTAGTAATAATACGGAATTAGATATGGAAATAGCCAAAGGAAAAAGACTACCGTCACTTTCATTTTTGGGTGGCTATGGCTTTTTGTACTCACAATTAAGCCTACAATTTCCCACTCAATATTTACCCATAAGCGGAACACCCTTTTTGGAGGACCCATTAGCCTCTAGTTTTCAAACGCATGTTTTAATGGGAGGTTTATCTACCCGACAAATAATTTTTGCAGGAAATCAAATTAACAGCGGCATTAAAGCATTAGAGGAAAAGCAAAAAGCCGAACGGTTTTTAGCCGAAGCTGGAAAGGAAGAAATTGCCAAAGAGGTCATCCAAACCTTTGATCAATTAATGCTATTAAATGCTGTGGATAAACTCATTGAAGATTCTGAAAAACGATTGGATACAGAGCATAAAAAAGTTCTAAAAGCCATTGATAACGGCTTGGCAATTCCTTATGATCGTGATAAAATAAAATTAGCCGTTTTAGAGCTAGAAGAAAAAAAGCTGGAAGCTATAGGCAATAGAAATGTTTTGCTTGCCAAACTAGCATATCTCACCCGAATACCGGCAAATGAACTAAAAACTATTACTTACAACTTACAGGCTTTCTTAATAGATACAGATGCGTTAGATGTCGATAATCGCGCAGAATTAAAAGCTTTGGAAGCGGGAAAAAAGGCTAAAGAATTTGCTTATAACAAAGAAAAAGGCACTTATTTCCCCACCATATTTGCTTTTGGAAACCTAACATATTTGAATGCTTTTGACACGCGCTTAAAGCTTAAAGACGTTCCACTTGCAGGTAATGTAACTTTAGACACGGAAAACATAACTCTAGAACCAGCCGCAGCAGTTGGCGTTGGAATGAAATGGGATTTATTTAAAGGCGGAGAAAATAGTAAAAGTGCACAGAAGGCTGAAATTGAAGTTGAAATCATTGACACCAAATTAAAAGATACACGAGAGAAATTTGAATTGCTGTTGTTTAAAAATAAATCTGACTTTAAAACAGCCGAACAAAAAGTTATAGTGGCAAAACAGCGTGTACAAATAGCTGAAAACAACTTACAATTGGCAACCAAGCAATACAACGCCGGTCTTGTGGATTTAACGGAGCGTTTGGCTTCCGAAAATGATTTTTATAAAGTAAACTTGAATTATTACAACCAAATTCTAAATCAGCGACACGCAACATTAGAACTCTTAATAGCGACAGGTGAGTTATTAGGCAAAATTTATAACGGTTATGAAAATTAA
- a CDS encoding ABC transporter permease — translation MKKFTHLIKREFRLFFSNNVLRLLFIGAPILYGILIGAVYQKGKITDLPIIVVDQDQSLMSVKFIDMLEETESIQVVSVFPDLTNVKNKAIDEDASVIVNIPRGFTSGIQQNKLPEITIFVDASNTLTSNTALMAVNGVAMTIKAGIQIESQMKKGVPEYVATQNYEPFKTTIIKQSIRSGNYLYFMLPGVLLTVFQQILLLGLALTFASEYENRTFEELVRKMPNPLGMLAVKIIPYMIMSVGILLLYWGFSKYYNMVIGGAFWAFTLSTFVFILAVCGIGVLVSIVLPNQLKATEVLMVVATPSFILSGFTWPLSQMPNWVQFIAELIPLTHYLKTFRILYLNHASVSHIYAPVKAMSIIAVICLSLSAIILHYKIKKVKNHSTEDIN, via the coding sequence TTGAAGAAATTTACACACTTAATTAAACGAGAATTCAGGCTTTTTTTTAGCAACAACGTATTGCGACTGCTATTTATTGGAGCTCCTATTTTGTATGGAATACTAATTGGTGCGGTTTATCAAAAAGGTAAAATAACCGATTTACCAATAATTGTCGTCGATCAGGATCAAAGTCTCATGAGTGTGAAATTTATTGATATGCTTGAGGAAACGGAAAGCATTCAGGTTGTTAGCGTTTTTCCCGACCTTACTAATGTAAAAAACAAAGCAATAGATGAAGACGCTTCAGTAATAGTAAATATCCCCAGAGGATTTACCTCTGGAATTCAACAAAATAAGTTACCCGAAATCACCATTTTTGTCGATGCTTCCAACACCTTGACTTCTAACACGGCATTGATGGCGGTAAATGGTGTAGCAATGACCATAAAAGCAGGGATCCAAATCGAATCTCAAATGAAAAAGGGTGTTCCAGAATATGTGGCAACGCAAAATTACGAACCCTTTAAAACAACCATTATTAAGCAAAGCATACGCAGTGGAAATTATTTATACTTTATGTTACCCGGGGTGCTTTTAACAGTTTTCCAGCAAATTTTACTATTGGGTTTAGCACTTACTTTTGCATCAGAATATGAAAATAGAACTTTTGAAGAATTAGTCAGGAAAATGCCAAACCCTCTAGGCATGTTAGCTGTAAAGATTATTCCTTACATGATTATGTCTGTTGGTATACTCCTGCTATACTGGGGTTTTTCTAAATATTATAATATGGTAATAGGTGGCGCTTTTTGGGCCTTTACTTTAAGCACCTTTGTTTTTATTCTCGCCGTATGTGGCATAGGTGTATTGGTGAGTATTGTTTTACCTAATCAATTAAAAGCTACTGAAGTTTTAATGGTAGTAGCTACGCCAAGTTTTATACTTAGCGGATTTACTTGGCCTTTAAGTCAGATGCCAAATTGGGTCCAATTTATAGCCGAATTAATTCCTTTGACGCATTATTTAAAAACCTTTCGCATACTTTATCTTAACCACGCTAGTGTTTCACATATTTATGCGCCAGTTAAAGCCATGAGTATTATTGCCGTAATTTGTTTATCGTTGTCAGCAATCATTTTGCATTATAAAATTAAAAAAGTAAAAAATCACTCCACTGAAGACATTAATTAA
- the ilvA gene encoding threonine ammonia-lyase IlvA produces the protein MELLDKVYQAKERIKGIAMHTPLMKNENLSEEFSAQIYLKREDLQPVRSYKLRGAYNKIMSLSNQDKAKVIVCASAGNHAQGVAYACYKLNIQATIFMPVTTPLQKTKQVKLFGKNKVEVVLLGDTFDAAFEEANRFCQEIDAILIHPFNDEQVMAGQGTTALEILEDHHTPIDYLFVPIGGGGLAAGVSSVFKKLSPNTKIIGVEPAGAPSMSISIKKGVNTTLKKIDKFVDGASVKRVGDKTFEICKDNLEDIILVPEGKICTTILRLYNEEAIVAEPAGALTIAALDFYKEKIKGKHVVCVVSGGNNDISRTEEIKERSLLYEGLKHYFLVQFPQRPGALKEFVNDILGPNDDITYFQFSKKTNRESGPAVVGIELKNQGDFQKIEDQLKHRKFNYQYLNDNADLFTALIS, from the coding sequence ATGGAGTTATTAGATAAAGTATATCAAGCCAAAGAGCGCATAAAAGGTATTGCTATGCATACGCCACTAATGAAAAACGAAAACTTGAGCGAAGAATTTTCTGCCCAAATTTATTTAAAACGCGAGGATTTACAGCCTGTGCGCTCTTACAAATTAAGAGGTGCTTACAATAAAATAATGTCACTTTCAAACCAAGATAAAGCCAAAGTTATTGTTTGCGCTAGTGCCGGAAACCATGCGCAAGGCGTTGCTTATGCTTGTTATAAATTAAACATTCAAGCAACCATATTTATGCCTGTCACAACCCCTCTTCAAAAAACAAAACAAGTTAAACTCTTTGGTAAGAATAAGGTTGAAGTGGTTTTATTAGGTGATACATTTGACGCAGCATTTGAGGAAGCTAACCGTTTTTGTCAAGAAATTGACGCTATTTTAATTCATCCTTTTAATGATGAACAAGTAATGGCAGGCCAAGGAACAACCGCTTTAGAGATTTTGGAAGACCACCACACACCTATTGACTATTTGTTTGTACCAATAGGCGGTGGCGGTTTAGCAGCAGGAGTCAGTTCGGTTTTTAAAAAATTAAGTCCAAACACAAAAATTATTGGGGTGGAGCCAGCTGGTGCACCATCCATGTCAATTTCCATCAAAAAAGGTGTAAATACAACATTAAAAAAGATTGACAAATTTGTAGATGGCGCTTCTGTAAAACGTGTAGGAGATAAAACATTTGAAATCTGTAAAGATAATTTGGAAGATATTATCCTTGTCCCAGAAGGGAAGATATGTACAACTATTTTACGTTTGTATAACGAAGAAGCAATTGTGGCCGAGCCAGCAGGCGCATTAACTATTGCTGCTCTCGACTTTTATAAGGAAAAAATAAAAGGAAAACATGTAGTATGCGTTGTTAGTGGCGGCAATAATGACATTTCCCGAACTGAAGAAATAAAAGAGCGATCCTTACTATATGAAGGCTTGAAGCATTATTTTCTTGTCCAGTTTCCACAAAGACCAGGTGCATTAAAAGAATTTGTTAATGATATTTTAGGCCCAAATGATGACATTACCTATTTTCAATTTTCAAAAAAGACGAATCGAGAAAGTGGTCCGGCAGTGGTTGGAATTGAATTAAAAAACCAAGGAGATTTTCAAAAAATAGAAGACCAATTAAAACACAGAAAATTTAATTATCAATACTTAAATGACAATGCAGATTTGTTTACTGCCTTAATTTCATAA
- a CDS encoding catalase has translation MADKKPKLTRQTGAPVGDNQNVQTAGPRGPMLMQDAWFLEKMANFDREVIPERRMHAKGSGAFGTFTVTHDISKYTKAKIFSEVGKKTDMFTRFSTVAGERGAADAERDIRGFALKFYTEEGIWDLVGNNTPVFFFRDPMKFPDLNRAVKRDPKTNLRSANNNWDFWTLLPEALHQVTIVMSDRGIPTGYRHMHGFGSHTYSLINKDNVRHWVKFHFVTQQGIENLSNEEAAKVVGMDRESSQVDLFDAIERKDFPKWKMFIQVMTEAEAKTYRFHPFDLTKVWSKKDFPLIPVGEFELNRNPENYFQDVEQAAFNPTNIVPGIGFSPDKMLQGRLFSYGDAQRYRLGVNHYQIPVNKPTCPYHSNHRDGTMRVDGNHGGTLHYNPNSYGEWQEQPEFKEPPLELNGDAYAHNFRDDDEDYYTQPGNLFRIIKAAGKDGLLFKNTAAEVGGAEKFIQIRHIRNCFKADPEYGEGVAKALGLSMDEVNNFDMTPYNKWAPKPDNNPISKCPR, from the coding sequence ATGGCGGATAAAAAACCAAAACTCACAAGGCAGACTGGAGCACCAGTTGGAGATAATCAAAACGTGCAAACCGCAGGACCAAGAGGCCCCATGTTGATGCAAGATGCATGGTTTCTTGAAAAAATGGCAAACTTTGATCGCGAAGTCATTCCAGAAAGAAGAATGCACGCCAAAGGTTCAGGTGCGTTTGGAACTTTTACAGTCACTCATGACATTTCCAAATATACCAAAGCAAAAATTTTTAGTGAAGTTGGTAAAAAGACGGATATGTTTACCAGATTTTCTACGGTTGCAGGAGAAAGAGGTGCGGCCGATGCCGAAAGAGATATTAGAGGGTTTGCTTTAAAGTTTTATACCGAAGAAGGTATTTGGGACTTGGTAGGAAACAATACACCAGTATTTTTCTTTCGCGACCCAATGAAATTTCCAGATTTAAATCGTGCTGTAAAACGCGATCCTAAAACCAATCTAAGGAGTGCCAATAATAATTGGGATTTTTGGACATTATTACCAGAAGCTTTACATCAAGTTACTATAGTAATGAGTGATCGTGGTATTCCAACAGGTTACAGACATATGCACGGTTTTGGTAGTCACACATACAGCCTGATCAACAAAGATAATGTTAGACATTGGGTGAAATTTCACTTTGTAACGCAACAAGGTATTGAAAATCTATCTAATGAAGAAGCTGCTAAAGTTGTTGGTATGGATAGAGAATCATCGCAAGTTGATTTGTTTGATGCTATAGAAAGAAAGGATTTCCCAAAATGGAAAATGTTTATCCAAGTAATGACAGAAGCCGAAGCCAAAACATACCGTTTCCATCCTTTCGATTTAACCAAAGTATGGTCTAAAAAAGACTTCCCATTGATTCCTGTGGGAGAATTTGAATTAAATAGAAATCCAGAAAATTATTTTCAAGATGTAGAGCAAGCCGCTTTCAACCCGACTAATATTGTTCCAGGTATTGGATTCTCTCCAGACAAAATGCTTCAAGGAAGACTATTCTCTTATGGCGATGCGCAACGTTATAGATTAGGCGTAAATCATTATCAAATTCCAGTAAATAAACCAACGTGTCCTTACCATTCTAACCATAGAGACGGAACCATGCGAGTAGATGGAAACCACGGAGGCACTTTACACTATAACCCTAACAGTTACGGTGAATGGCAAGAACAACCAGAATTTAAAGAACCACCTTTAGAGTTAAATGGTGACGCTTATGCACACAATTTTAGAGACGATGATGAAGATTATTATACACAACCTGGTAATTTATTTCGCATTATTAAAGCGGCTGGAAAAGACGGTTTACTCTTTAAAAATACTGCAGCTGAAGTAGGTGGCGCCGAGAAATTTATTCAAATTCGCCATATTAGAAACTGTTTTAAGGCAGATCCGGAATACGGAGAAGGTGTAGCTAAAGCATTAGGTTTATCTATGGATGAGGTGAATAATTTTGATATGACACCTTATAATAAATGGGCTCCCAAACCAGATAACAATCCAATATCTAAATGTCCAAGATAA